Genomic window (Deltaproteobacteria bacterium):
GAGTGAAGTGAAGGCTTTCTCGGCTGCGATTGCCGAAAAGATACTCGGGAGGGCTGTATCATGAGCGTGTTTGTCAGGACGGGGAAGGTTCGCTATATTGTCGGCCTTTTGGTCGTTGTTTCGGTTCTGTTTGCTGTCGGGTCGGTTTTGGCTTCCTCTGAGGGCGGACACGGAGAAAGCAGCTTTGACAAGGGCAAGGATCTGATCTGGCGGATAATGAACTTTACGGTGCTTGCCGGCGGGCTGATTTTTCTTTTAAGGAAACCGATTGCCAAGGGCCTTGAATCCAGGCGACAGGGGGTCATGGATCAGTTGGATGACCTGGAACAACAGAAGCAGGATGCAGAAAAGCAGCTAGCCGAATATAAGGCAACACTGGCCCGACTCGACCAAGAAGTGGAAAAAATCATGGCCGAGTATATGAAGGACGGTGAAGTCGCAAAGGCAAAAATCATTGAGGAGGCAAAGGCCACGGCTGAAAAACTCCAGGAACAGGCCAAGAAGAACATTGAGCATGAGTTTCAGAAGGCCAG
Coding sequences:
- a CDS encoding ATP synthase F0 subunit B, with the translated sequence MSVFVRTGKVRYIVGLLVVVSVLFAVGSVLASSEGGHGESSFDKGKDLIWRIMNFTVLAGGLIFLLRKPIAKGLESRRQGVMDQLDDLEQQKQDAEKQLAEYKATLARLDQEVEKIMAEYMKDGEVAKAKIIEEAKATAEKLQEQAKKNIEHEFQKARQELKAEMAEQAVTMAEALIKKKIKDEDQERIIGEYLTKVVVAQ